The genome window TCCGCCTGACGGGGATCCAATCCCGTGCGCATGTGTACTTCCACCGTCGCGTCAAAATTGGCATAGGAAATCTCCTTAATGAGTTCCAACGCCTGTTTCGGCTCATAGACCCGGTTGGGGTCAATTTTTGCCAGTGCCTGCAAGTATTTTTTTCCGTGTTTTGCCATTTTTACCTCCGTGGTGATAACGGGAGACGAAAAGTCATCCCTCCCACTAATCAACGACGATGATGCCCATGTTGCGGGCAGTTCCTTCAATCTGCTTCATAGCACCTTCGATGTCAATCGCATTCAGATCTTTCATCTTGATCTCAGCGATCTCACGAATCTGCGCACGGGTCACCTTGCCCACTTTATCACGATTGGGGGCAGAAGACCCCTTCTCAATGCCAGCAGCCTTCTTCAAGAGTTCAGAAGCCGGTGGCGATTTGAGAATGAAGGTGAAGGAACCATCGGTATAAACGGTAATCTCTGCAGGAATCAACTCACCAGCACGATTGGAAGTACGAGCATTGTACTCCTTACAAAACGCCATGATATTGATTCCATGACCAGCCAGTGCTGGGCCGACCGGAGGTGCAGGCGTAGCCTTCCCACCTCTCAATTGAAGACGAACGATTGCTTTAAGTTTCTTTGCCACAGTATCAACTCCTTTGTGGTGTTAGCGGGCGAATTAAGGGATCGCCCTTCCACTCATCAGGCTTAACGCCCGATATTTTACTACGCTTTTTCAACCTGTAAGAAGTCCAATTCAACGG of Anaerolinea thermophila UNI-1 contains these proteins:
- the rplK gene encoding 50S ribosomal protein L11, which gives rise to MAKKLKAIVRLQLRGGKATPAPPVGPALAGHGINIMAFCKEYNARTSNRAGELIPAEITVYTDGSFTFILKSPPASELLKKAAGIEKGSSAPNRDKVGKVTRAQIREIAEIKMKDLNAIDIEGAMKQIEGTARNMGIIVVD